One window of the Cryptomeria japonica chromosome 7, Sugi_1.0, whole genome shotgun sequence genome contains the following:
- the LOC131059662 gene encoding non-specific lipid-transfer protein C6 isoform X5: MEQKNTLIALMVVITAAGNCMVMAQTPSSGCTTSLLGLSPCINFFTSKSGISAPLGCCTAFASFVESSATCACQFLAFMPTNSSPLPIPSGLPINQTQLLNLPGICQVDTPQCQGAGAGVAPTASPDASVETTGSTGEAQTPAQSAGFPLTPSGVGASPPSQVRTSDATSSFRTSFFSVFLVMIIGSLLL; the protein is encoded by the exons ATGGAGCAAAAGAATACATTGATTGCTCTGATGGTTGTGATTACAGCAGCAGGGAATTGCATGGTGATGGCACAGACACCCTCTTCAGGCTGCACAACTTCTCTTCTGGGTTTATCTCCCTGTATCAATTTTTTCACTTCCAAAAGTGGAATCAGTGCCCCACTGGGCTGCTGCACTGCTTTCGCTTCATTTGTGGAATCAAGTGCAACATGTGCCTGCCAATTCTTAGCTTTCATGCCTACCAATTCCTCTCCTCTTCCCATTCCCTCGGGCCTTCCAATTAACCAGACTCAACTTCTCAACCTCCCTGGCATATGCCAAGTTGATACCCCACAGTGCCAAG gtgcaggtgCAGGTGTAGCCCCAACGGCTTCTCCAG ATGCTTCTGTTGAGACAACCGGATCAACGGGTGAGGCTCAGACTCCGGCTCAATCAGCAGGTTTCCCGTTAACTCCATCGGGAGTTGGGGCTTCCCCACCCAGCCAAGTTCGAACCTCAGACGCGACATCCTCATTCAGGACCTCATTTTTCAGTGTTTTTCTGGTGATGATTATAGGCAGCCTATTGTTATGA
- the LOC131059662 gene encoding non-specific lipid-transfer protein C6 isoform X4, producing MEQKNTLIALMVVITAAGNCMVMAQTPSSGCTTSLLGLSPCINFFTSKSGISAPLGCCTAFASFVESSATCACQFLAFMPTNSSPLPIPSGLPINQTQLLNLPGICQVDTPQCQGAGAGAGVAPTASPDASVETTGSTGEAQTPAQSAGFPLTPSGVGASPPSQVRTSDATSSFRTSFFSVFLVMIIGSLLL from the exons ATGGAGCAAAAGAATACATTGATTGCTCTGATGGTTGTGATTACAGCAGCAGGGAATTGCATGGTGATGGCACAGACACCCTCTTCAGGCTGCACAACTTCTCTTCTGGGTTTATCTCCCTGTATCAATTTTTTCACTTCCAAAAGTGGAATCAGTGCCCCACTGGGCTGCTGCACTGCTTTCGCTTCATTTGTGGAATCAAGTGCAACATGTGCCTGCCAATTCTTAGCTTTCATGCCTACCAATTCCTCTCCTCTTCCCATTCCCTCGGGCCTTCCAATTAACCAGACTCAACTTCTCAACCTCCCTGGCATATGCCAAGTTGATACCCCACAGTGCCAAG gtgcaggtgcaggtgCAGGTGTAGCCCCAACGGCTTCTCCAG ATGCTTCTGTTGAGACAACCGGATCAACGGGTGAGGCTCAGACTCCGGCTCAATCAGCAGGTTTCCCGTTAACTCCATCGGGAGTTGGGGCTTCCCCACCCAGCCAAGTTCGAACCTCAGACGCGACATCCTCATTCAGGACCTCATTTTTCAGTGTTTTTCTGGTGATGATTATAGGCAGCCTATTGTTATGA
- the LOC131059662 gene encoding non-specific lipid-transfer protein C6 isoform X6, with amino-acid sequence MEQKNTLIALMVVITAAGNCMVMAQTPSSGCTTSLLGLSPCINFFTSKSGISAPLGCCTAFASFVESSATCACQFLAFMPTNSSPLPIPSGLPINQTQLLNLPGICQVDTPQCQGAGVAPTASPDASVETTGSTGEAQTPAQSAGFPLTPSGVGASPPSQVRTSDATSSFRTSFFSVFLVMIIGSLLL; translated from the exons ATGGAGCAAAAGAATACATTGATTGCTCTGATGGTTGTGATTACAGCAGCAGGGAATTGCATGGTGATGGCACAGACACCCTCTTCAGGCTGCACAACTTCTCTTCTGGGTTTATCTCCCTGTATCAATTTTTTCACTTCCAAAAGTGGAATCAGTGCCCCACTGGGCTGCTGCACTGCTTTCGCTTCATTTGTGGAATCAAGTGCAACATGTGCCTGCCAATTCTTAGCTTTCATGCCTACCAATTCCTCTCCTCTTCCCATTCCCTCGGGCCTTCCAATTAACCAGACTCAACTTCTCAACCTCCCTGGCATATGCCAAGTTGATACCCCACAGTGCCAAG gtgCAGGTGTAGCCCCAACGGCTTCTCCAG ATGCTTCTGTTGAGACAACCGGATCAACGGGTGAGGCTCAGACTCCGGCTCAATCAGCAGGTTTCCCGTTAACTCCATCGGGAGTTGGGGCTTCCCCACCCAGCCAAGTTCGAACCTCAGACGCGACATCCTCATTCAGGACCTCATTTTTCAGTGTTTTTCTGGTGATGATTATAGGCAGCCTATTGTTATGA
- the LOC131059662 gene encoding non-specific lipid transfer protein GPI-anchored 5 isoform X3 — MEQKNTLIALMVVITAAGNCMVMAQTPSSGCTTSLLGLSPCINFFTSKSGISAPLGCCTAFASFVESSATCACQFLAFMPTNSSPLPIPSGLPINQTQLLNLPGICQVDTPQCQGAGVAPTASPGAGVTPTASPDASVETTGSTGEAQTPAQSAGFPLTPSGVGASPPSQVRTSDATSSFRTSFFSVFLVMIIGSLLL; from the exons ATGGAGCAAAAGAATACATTGATTGCTCTGATGGTTGTGATTACAGCAGCAGGGAATTGCATGGTGATGGCACAGACACCCTCTTCAGGCTGCACAACTTCTCTTCTGGGTTTATCTCCCTGTATCAATTTTTTCACTTCCAAAAGTGGAATCAGTGCCCCACTGGGCTGCTGCACTGCTTTCGCTTCATTTGTGGAATCAAGTGCAACATGTGCCTGCCAATTCTTAGCTTTCATGCCTACCAATTCCTCTCCTCTTCCCATTCCCTCGGGCCTTCCAATTAACCAGACTCAACTTCTCAACCTCCCTGGCATATGCCAAGTTGATACCCCACAGTGCCAAG gtgCAGGTGTAGCCCCAACGGCTTCTCCAGGTGCAGGTGTAACCCCAACGGCTTCTCCAG ATGCTTCTGTTGAGACAACCGGATCAACGGGTGAGGCTCAGACTCCGGCTCAATCAGCAGGTTTCCCGTTAACTCCATCGGGAGTTGGGGCTTCCCCACCCAGCCAAGTTCGAACCTCAGACGCGACATCCTCATTCAGGACCTCATTTTTCAGTGTTTTTCTGGTGATGATTATAGGCAGCCTATTGTTATGA
- the LOC131059662 gene encoding non-specific lipid transfer protein GPI-anchored 15 isoform X1: MEQKNTLIALMVVITAAGNCMVMAQTPSSGCTTSLLGLSPCINFFTSKSGISAPLGCCTAFASFVESSATCACQFLAFMPTNSSPLPIPSGLPINQTQLLNLPGICQVDTPQCQGAGAGAGVAPTASPGAGVTPTASPDASVETTGSTGEAQTPAQSAGFPLTPSGVGASPPSQVRTSDATSSFRTSFFSVFLVMIIGSLLL, translated from the exons ATGGAGCAAAAGAATACATTGATTGCTCTGATGGTTGTGATTACAGCAGCAGGGAATTGCATGGTGATGGCACAGACACCCTCTTCAGGCTGCACAACTTCTCTTCTGGGTTTATCTCCCTGTATCAATTTTTTCACTTCCAAAAGTGGAATCAGTGCCCCACTGGGCTGCTGCACTGCTTTCGCTTCATTTGTGGAATCAAGTGCAACATGTGCCTGCCAATTCTTAGCTTTCATGCCTACCAATTCCTCTCCTCTTCCCATTCCCTCGGGCCTTCCAATTAACCAGACTCAACTTCTCAACCTCCCTGGCATATGCCAAGTTGATACCCCACAGTGCCAAG gtgcaggtgcaggtgCAGGTGTAGCCCCAACGGCTTCTCCAGGTGCAGGTGTAACCCCAACGGCTTCTCCAG ATGCTTCTGTTGAGACAACCGGATCAACGGGTGAGGCTCAGACTCCGGCTCAATCAGCAGGTTTCCCGTTAACTCCATCGGGAGTTGGGGCTTCCCCACCCAGCCAAGTTCGAACCTCAGACGCGACATCCTCATTCAGGACCTCATTTTTCAGTGTTTTTCTGGTGATGATTATAGGCAGCCTATTGTTATGA
- the LOC131059662 gene encoding non-specific lipid-transfer protein C6 isoform X2, with protein sequence MEQKNTLIALMVVITAAGNCMVMAQTPSSGCTTSLLGLSPCINFFTSKSGISAPLGCCTAFASFVESSATCACQFLAFMPTNSSPLPIPSGLPINQTQLLNLPGICQVDTPQCQGAGAGVAPTASPGAGVTPTASPDASVETTGSTGEAQTPAQSAGFPLTPSGVGASPPSQVRTSDATSSFRTSFFSVFLVMIIGSLLL encoded by the exons ATGGAGCAAAAGAATACATTGATTGCTCTGATGGTTGTGATTACAGCAGCAGGGAATTGCATGGTGATGGCACAGACACCCTCTTCAGGCTGCACAACTTCTCTTCTGGGTTTATCTCCCTGTATCAATTTTTTCACTTCCAAAAGTGGAATCAGTGCCCCACTGGGCTGCTGCACTGCTTTCGCTTCATTTGTGGAATCAAGTGCAACATGTGCCTGCCAATTCTTAGCTTTCATGCCTACCAATTCCTCTCCTCTTCCCATTCCCTCGGGCCTTCCAATTAACCAGACTCAACTTCTCAACCTCCCTGGCATATGCCAAGTTGATACCCCACAGTGCCAAG gtgcaggtgCAGGTGTAGCCCCAACGGCTTCTCCAGGTGCAGGTGTAACCCCAACGGCTTCTCCAG ATGCTTCTGTTGAGACAACCGGATCAACGGGTGAGGCTCAGACTCCGGCTCAATCAGCAGGTTTCCCGTTAACTCCATCGGGAGTTGGGGCTTCCCCACCCAGCCAAGTTCGAACCTCAGACGCGACATCCTCATTCAGGACCTCATTTTTCAGTGTTTTTCTGGTGATGATTATAGGCAGCCTATTGTTATGA